The DNA sequence GTGCCAATATTATATTGTCTATGAAGTTTTAATGcgttaaaaaataaatgtagcctcctattattatttttttaaacggtTGAAGACTATTTTTAAGCATAAAATATTAAAACACCCAAGCAATAAGATATAATTTTATATTATGAAAAAGTCAATCGTGTGTGTAAATATTATATCTAGAAAAAGAATGAACAAACCTTAACATTTATAATAAGACTGTAATATTTAATAAAGACAACATATTTAAAGTTAGACAAAATAATGAAGTACTTAATGACTATTTACAAATTATATACTGTATGATATAGGCCTACTTTTCCTTTCAGCAGAACCAAAGCAGATAAAATAACTTGCGCTGGGAATTAATTTACTTCATTTACTGTACATGACTACCAAGGTAAAGAAGGGACCATATTAATTTTGagagaataaaataaaatctgtAATAAGGAACACCCTGGTTCTAATGAATTAGTGTTCTCTCTGTCTTGACCCAATGCAAAATATTGATATTccaatttttttttctcaaagcCACCCTACATTACATAGTTAAGAAAGACAAGTGATGACCCTGAAATTCACCAAGAGGCTGCATGCCCAGTGCTCTGGAAAAAAAGAGACTATACTGTCACTAAAACGATCGTCACCTGCAGCGTTCTCAAGGTTCCGATTGACACGATGGGCTGCAGGCCCGGACATCTGATCCGTGGAGGGAGTGTTGTGATGGTGTTGCAACAGAGGGAGGGCTGGCGGCTCATCACTGACGACCGGGCGTTTGATCACCTCGGCCGTATGGAAACAACACCTGTAACCGGAGTCTCCGTGTGTGGAGTTCAGGTCAGGTGCGATAAAATCAATCTTCTGGCTGACCTAAAAAACCATGTAGCTGACACTCTGCCCTAGATACTGTTTGTGTGACAGGCCCATTTATGTAGACCTAACTCCCTGCTCTTCACATATTTATGGGCTATAGATTAAATATTGTCCCGCCACCTGTCGCCATCCATCTTCACTTTACGAATCCGTCTCCGCAATCGCATCCAGATCTGTCAGATGGTTGGCCAGAACTGGTCGGTTGGTGTAGATGTTATCCACGGGCAGAAGAAATGTGACCGTCTTTACTTTGGTCCTGCAAAATAAGAGGGAATTAATAGCAACCTAAGCGATATTCTACATTTAGTTTTAAATTTGGTTATCTAAAAGTTCTGGTGAGGTTGGATGAGAAGGCCCACTGGACCACTCACCTGTTTTTGTGCACATATTCTTGGAGAAATAACCTGTTGGTTAACTTCTTTGCAGTGGTGCTGAACTCGTCTCGTGTGGAATTCCCGAAGACGGATGGGGCCCTTCCGTGGACTTCCTCGTGAAGTCGACCCCAACTTGAGTTACTTCCTTTCGCAACATCTCTATTCTTCGACACCCTATCTTCGCTCTCACTCTTCCTGATCACACTTGGCATGTTGGAGGCGATTGAGTATCTCCGGACAGTCATTACAATGTTCTCTGTGAAACCAATAAACCAAATTGATCAGATTATTTTGTTCAAACTAGGCCTAGCTTTAAATAGCCCAATTTCAAACAATGTTGATATATTACAATTGTTTGCTTTACCTTGCTGCTAAAAACGAAAAAATGCCGTTACAACTTAATAGCTTAATAGTGCGACTTTACCCTTGTATTGCCGCTCGAGTGCGGGCGCGGACGCATTTCGTCTCAGGTTCATGTGGGATGGGTTGTCGTCAGCCCCGGTCCTGGGCTGTCCTGCCGGTGAATACGGATTCGGTTCCCCTTGGTCAGTCCCAATCGTCGGCTGACCGATTTCCCCCCTTAGCACACTGTTCTCGGTCTCGAGCTTCTTGATTTCGTTGCGCATCTCCATGATCACCTGTGCGAGGCTCCGGCTGCTCTCCATGGTGCTGGAATTCCGCTGCCAGAACCACGGCTTCCCATACAACCGAGACTCGTGCAAGAGGAGCTCGCTTTGCTGCGGTTTTAACATGCTGCCTGTACTAGCTCTCTGCCAGTCTCTGTCGGAGTCTCTCAATCTCAATCTAGATCTTGTGCAAAGACGATTATGTCGCCTTTCACCACTTATACAGCCGAAAGGGCTCGGGTGATCAGCCATCAGCAATGTTTTATTAATTGGCGCGGGGTGTCGTGTTTCAGGAAAAGCATGCTGCGGAATGAACAATGGACAAGGAGGTGAAATCCTTGGTCCGAACATTTCAGCAAAGCAGGTAAACTATAATAACCTGTTGTCTTGAATTAAAGGTAGGCTAGACCATTGTGTGAATCTGATCATGAGGCAGATTACAATTGTACCCTGGGGCAAATTATGTGTATCTCCTTCCCACCACCCACAACACCTATAATATTCATTACTAATAGTCAACAAATATCAACTATTAATATAGGGTGAAAAAACAACCTGCAGACACATTATAGTTGCTCTCTTTTATTTAATGAAACGCCTCAATAAAAAGGTGTCATAAATGGACGAGAAGGTTCTATTAGGCTACTATAGGTTTTGATGGGTTTAGGTCGGATGACATCAGGTTCATTTATCTGTTACCAGAGAGACTGCAGCCACCAGAACCAAACGAAACATTACACGTTTACACATTGCAGCACGTGCACAGCAAAGTAGACACATGCTCATGTGATATCGCTCACAACAGGTTGGTTGTCACAGATTGGTTGGGTCCCATTGTGATAATAAATATGGAACAAAAAATACATGGTTATCACTCACGTTCATTAATAGTTTAAAAAGTCGCCTCCCGACCTTTTTAGGCTACTCAAGTATTTCATATCTACTGCTTCTGATATTGCTATGTAGCCCAGACTGTTGTCTCTTCCCTAATTATATATGACGTGAATCTTCGTTTTTTTAATACTCTTTTATATATTCTTATGCGTTGACTCCCTATTCGCCAGGATCTAATTAACTATCTGCTACATGACTTCAAGAAGGCATAAGGCCGAAAGTATgctcaagtttattttttatcaGCACCTTGCACTTTCCGTTTTTGTATTCTTATGAGCATTGATTAAGTTAATTATATTATTTTTGCATTTCGGCCTCCTTTGGTCTAAttgatttatttaaattgactgatttctttatactaactgtaactcagtaaaatagttgaatgttgcgtttatattttttgttcagtatataggCTATTTTCTCATCCAACGTGAGAAAGGTGCACGGATCTTTAATTGCATTGTCCCAGCCATTAACATATGGGAGACAGTAGCTGTGTGCGTAGGTAAAATCACAGGTGAGCccgaaaaaaagccatattacaacctatttggtgtgataattgcgttgtttgctctataacctgttaattcatatgccttgcgaccgTGATATATGGGCCTAAAGGCCGAGACGATAAGAATTCTACTAGCTACATATTGATAtcccatcctctcaggccaggggcactaaaatgtatgaattaatggctGGATCAGAATCGCCTTTATAATCATTGATCAGTATGGAGAATTTAAGTAAAACCAAATATCTATCTTCATCCATGGGTAATTTAGAAAAGGGCCAactttaggtagctagctagccaccggaggacaacaacaacacaaggaGACACAACAATttaagttgtttctgtcaatgatgTATGCTAGTGGTCTCAATGCTTTTTGATAGGAGTgacgctggcttcccttgacaatTTTTGGAGGTTTGCAAGGACCTTGACACTTTTTGAAttcgctcagtttagctcaatgctgattggcatTTTTTTCtcaagggaggccaaattctcgttggcttcccttgcattccaTTCAATTCTACTGGCGGCAactcgtttggaccagacagcatcagattgACGGCCTACATGTAGAGACAGCGTTGTTTCGCTCGCTGGaatgctttctctggtgagatacattcagcctcttgccaATTTAAGGaaaattcttttttttttcttggtacatttttttggggaagcctggcttcccttggcattcatgaatacacgccacttgTAAAGGATTGTTTTTTGTTGTAGGCAACAATTTTCCTTGAAACAGACCGACAGGTCAATATGGGGGGTTTCTAATCTTACTACCACTATGGTATCAGATATTCTAGAATGTTGGCAACATCATGGACACAAGCTGAAGCTGCCTCCACGTTATTTTAACTTAGGCTATTGGACTTGCAACCA is a window from the Oncorhynchus mykiss isolate Arlee chromosome 24, USDA_OmykA_1.1, whole genome shotgun sequence genome containing:
- the LOC110503522 gene encoding uncharacterized protein LOC110503522; the protein is MADHPSPFGCISGERRHNRLCTRSRLRLRDSDRDWQRASTGSMLKPQQSELLLHESRLYGKPWFWQRNSSTMESSRSLAQVIMEMRNEIKKLETENSVLRGEIGQPTIGTDQGEPNPYSPAGQPRTGADDNPSHMNLRRNASAPALERQYKENIVMTVRRYSIASNMPSVIRKSESEDRVSKNRDVAKGSNSSWGRLHEEVHGRAPSVFGNSTRDEFSTTAKKLTNRLFLQEYVHKNRTKVKTVTFLLPVDNIYTNRPVLANHLTDLDAIAETDS